Proteins encoded by one window of Astatotilapia calliptera chromosome 13, fAstCal1.2, whole genome shotgun sequence:
- the epcam gene encoding epithelial cell adhesion molecule — protein MKMWIFAVLAALAVGASAQCPPTCATMKWATCDGPPCSCTLLIGNGTKQPIVCTALVPKCFLMKAEMYRARRGLSTRTIGGKQHETAIVDNDGIYDPECENDGKFKAKQCNNTDVCWCVNSAGVRRTDKGDQTLKCEKLVETNWVRLQLTHKEGPTNVNKDNLKAAIASELNSRYKLDSSLVKEIQYDPDARMIVVDVTKPKGERISDLSRMAYYMEKDVKALPLFTEQKNFTASVGGQTLMMEKIIVYYVDEEPPTMTMKHLTGGIIAVIVVVVLAVIAGLLAVFFFQKRQRKYKKTQQREMEQM, from the exons aTGAAAATGTGGATTTTTGCTGTTCTCGCCGCTCTCGCGGTCGGAGCCTCGGCTCAGT gtCCACCAACATGTGCCACTATGAAGTGGGCTACGTGCGACGGACCCCCATGTTCATGTACTCTTCTGATTGGTAATGGTACAAAACAGCCCATAGTCTGCACAGCAT TGGTCCCCAAGTGCTTCTTGATGAAAGCTGAAATGTACAGAGCTAGAAGGGGCCTGAGCACTCGCACTATTGGAGGAAAGCAACATGAGACCGCCATTGTGGACAACGATGGCATCTATGACCCTGAATGTGAGAATGACGGCAAATTCAAGGCCAAGCAGTGCAACAACACAGATGTGTGCTGGTGCGTCAACAGCGCTGGAGTCCGTCGGACTGACAAGGGAGACCAGACCCTCAAGTGTGAGAAGCTGGTGGAGACCAA CTGGGTCCGTCTTCAGCTGACACACAAGGAGGGGCCCACCAACGTGAATAAAGACAATTTGAAGGC tgcTATTGCAAGTGAACTTAACAGCCGTTACAAACTTGACTCCAGCCTGGTGAAGGAGATTCAG TATGACCCAGACGCTCGCATGATTGTGGTTGATGTGACTAAGCCAAAAGGAGAGCGCATCAGTGACCTGTCCAGAATGGCCTACTACATGGAGAAAGAC GTGAAGGCGCTGCCACTGTTTACTGAGCAGAAAAACTTTACTGCTTCTGTGGGTGGGCAGACTCTGATGATGGAGAAGATCATCGTGTACTATGTGGACGAGGAGCCCCCGACCATGACCATGAAGCACCTGACAGGCGGGATCATCGCCGTCATCGTGGTGGTGGTGCTGGCTGTGATTGCTGGCCTGCTGGCTGTG TTCTTTTTCCAGAAGCGACAGAGGAAGTACAAAAAAACTCAG CAAAGAGAGATGGAGCAAATGTAA